In Cicer arietinum cultivar CDC Frontier isolate Library 1 chromosome 7, Cicar.CDCFrontier_v2.0, whole genome shotgun sequence, a single window of DNA contains:
- the LOC113787671 gene encoding mediator of RNA polymerase II transcription subunit 15a-like: MPRSFVATAFDSTFLNVTNFGNQSTNTEESDFNSFTFQAKRPRNAENKHLLAEIKEINNRFIDCEVIIDEKDNIEQPFGIATEQTEGLVIKIIFNAVSISQNLVYEFTTDKKSLITPLRLLVPPSYPSSSLVILDELPFEISDDLRALTERTKAKLRFNLQSMNQPWVLKDITRLWERCAREAINEYALTIGGGTFTSVHGGWEVCRF, translated from the exons ATGCCTCGCAGCTTTGTAGCAACGGCCTTTGATTCAACATTCTTGAATGTAACGAATTTTGGCAACCAGTCGACTAACACTGAGGAATCTGACTTCAATTCATTCACGTTTCAAGCAAAACGTCCTAGAAATGCG GAAAATAAACATCTTTTagcagaaataaaagagataaacaATCGATTTATCGATTGTGAGGTCATTATCGATGAAAAGGATAATATCGAACAACCATTTGGAATAGCTACTGAGCAAACTGAAGGattagttattaaaataattttcaatgcAGTGAGTATCAGTCAGAACCTCGTATATGAGTTCACTACTGATAAAAAG TCATTGATCACACCGCTACGGTTGCTTGTTCCTCCAAGTTATCCATCTTCCTCTCTTGTTATTCTTGACGAATTGCCGTTTGAAATCAG TGATGACCTGAGAGCTCTAACAGAGAGAACAAAAGCAAAGCTGAGATTTAATCTCCAAAGCATGAATCAACCATGGGTTCTTAAAGATATAACAAGATTATGGGAACGTTGTGCTAGAGAAGCAATCAATGAGTATGCACTTACTATTGGTGGTGGAACATTTACCTCAGTGCATGGAGGTTGGGAGGTTTGTCGATTCTGA
- the LOC140918817 gene encoding uncharacterized protein: MHLQEPRVAVQIGNSQPHSNQPSFAKEPGNAVQEQTKLAQQETGAFNVSINPSRISSSPMSKDNNNQFSQKSSVVSEEEPSPEMQRLIKALTNISPEALRASVSDIEEVVRLSDALPAAAFIGALPDMVDELGLPILHIPEGRVKLAHNSHLISMHVHLQDCDFD, encoded by the exons ATGCATTTGCAAGAGCCCCGAGTGGCAGTACAAATTGGCAATTCACAACCGCATTCAAATCAACCTTCGTTCGCAAAAG AACCTGGCAATGCTGTACAAGAGCAAACAAAGCTTGCACAACAAGAAACTGGAGCATTCAATGTAAGCATCAACCCTTCGAGGATTTCATCTTCTCCCATGAGTAAAGACAACAACAATCAATTTTCTCAAAAATCTTCCGTCGTTTCTGAAGAAGAGCCAAGTCCTGAGATGCAGCGATTAATTAAAGCG CTGACCAACATTTCACCTGAAGCACTGAGGGCATCGGTTAGTGACATTGAAGAGGTAGTCCGTTTGAGTGATGCATTACCGGCGGCAGCATTCATCGGTGCACTGCCAGATATGGTAGATGAACTAGGATTACCAATCCTTCATATTCCAGAAGGTAGGGTTAAATTAGCACATAATTCGCATTTGATATCGATGCATGTTCATCTGCAAGATTGTGACTTTGATTGA